The genomic stretch tttatctaaaatacttctaaatcggcaaaatcttgacttgaatctatctttaaatgatgaaacagttttaaaactttcatatgtcgaaagtagagagaagggaacaaatgcagtaatggtgttacacttacatagcgcttttccacctttcaaggcgctcaaagcgctttacactatcgcgccattcacctactggtgatgcagcaccaggagcaacatggggttcagtatcttgctcaaggatacttaggcgagttcatcagggcgaagaatcgaacccacaacctctgggttgggggacaactaatctaccactgagccacgccacgccaccccatgggagcaattttaacaacttttaacagttgattcagggtaaagggtaaattagggtaaagaattgggctcgggccaattgtaccaaaaaccttcacaaaaaacttcacatagtatggccttttttttttttttttttttttttttttttgagggggaaaaaaaaagtaattagaaccaattactttgccaagtaactaattactcttacattcaggtaattgagttactaacgcaattactttttgggagaagtaatttgtaactataattaattactttttttcagtaagattaacaacactggttaggaTAAACCAGTTTCAAATCACaaaactggcaaaaaaaaaatggtaatgTTAACGTGTTATTATACAAAACAGTATTTGGAGCTACATTGTGGTTTATGTTAGTGCCACTTAGTGGATGACTGGAAAACTGCAATTGATACAAATAATATTCGGTATTCAAATTTCTTCTGATTCTCTCAGTGTTGCTCACTGTATATTCGAATGATTTAGTACTCGGTTTGTTGTGTGTGAAATAGACATATATACCTAACAAAAGTTTTCGACAGATTACGGCCCTATTTTAATTTCTATCAGGCAAATACAGTAGATGCTCAATCATTTGCGTGCAGGCATTATTCCGGTCGCCTGCAGGTCCTTCCTCCTTTTCAACGTCCCTGAGCGAGGCCGCCGCCAAGATGGTGAGTCTTCAGGGCAAAAGTTGAAGTAAAATCCACTCATCATCGAAGCGATCGTTATATTGTCACCCGTTTTGTCATGGCCAAGTGATCGTATATGCCACAATCTAGAAGCATCCACCAATATTGATGATTTGTGTTATATTTAGAAGCATAAGCGACATGAGCGAAAATGCTAAGCTACATGTCATCAACACTCAGCAAGGAACATTGCGAATGTTTTTAGTTTGTGTCGTTGTATTCACACTTACCATAATTGTTGAAACCAACAATATCCAAATATTAATCATTGTTGGCTTTCCAGAAACGATACTTTTCATTTTGAAGCTTCTCCCCAGACGTTGAAGCTAACGTCCCCGCGGTCTCCTCTTTAAGGAGGTCCTTAGTATTGTACGTGTGTTTGTGGTTTGTAAtagtattgtgtgtgtgtgtgtggtttttttttacaatacaaCTTAAAGTTATCAAATGAACACTCGAGCAACCTGCGATGTTAGCATGTAGACGATAAAGCTTGCTAGAATTAAGTATTGAGTATGAATTTCCTCGTTGTCTCCATATAGAATGACACAGTTACAGTCAGGACCCGCAAGTTTATGACGAACCGGCTGCTTCAGAGGAAGCAAATGGTAAGTTTGGATAACTTATATTGCATCCGTCACTTAAATACCCTACGCCCGTTTCATGTGTTTTCATTGCCGATCTTTGCCTTCCAGGTCGTCGATGTTCTTCACCCCGGCAAGGCCACAGTCCCAAAGACTGAAATTCGGGAGAAGCTCGCCAAGATGTACAAGACCACCCCTGACGTTGTGTTCGTCTTTGGCTTCAGGACTCAGTTTGGAGGTGGCAAGACAACGGGCTTCGCCATGGTTTATGATTCACTAGATTTTGCTAAGAAGAATGAGCCCAAGCACAGACTAGCCAGGGTAAGTAAATACAAGAATTATTTTGCTGATCCCCTCTTAAATGGTACCACGGATTGAAAGATGtgcaattcttaaaagataaatgttagcgtGAGTTATAgggattttatattaaaactagggctgtcaaaattatcgcgttaacgggcgttaattagttttttaaattaatcaggttaaaatatttgacgcaattaacacagatgccccgctcagacagatttaaatgacagtacagtgaaacgctcacttgttgtgttttatggagttttgccgccctctgctggcgcttgggtgtgactgatttttaaggcttcagcacccatgagcattgtgtaagtaattattgacatcaacaatggcgggctactagtttattttttgattgaaaattttacaaattttattaaaacgaaaacattaagaggggttttaatataaaatttctataacttgtactaacatttttcttttaagaactactagtctttctatcatggatcgctttaacagaatgttaatgccatcttgttgatttattgttataataaacaaatattgtccttatgtaccatgtgttgaatgtatacatccatcttgtcttatctttccattccaacattttatataataatataaatattttatagatggtttgaatttcgattaattgcgattaattacaattaattaatttttaagctgtaattaactcaattaaaaattttaatcgtttgacagccctaattgaaacCCTTTTTAATCAttctgttttaataaaatttgtaaagttaactagtaggtcaccattgttgttgacgacgcaatgcactgtgcttccacagtgtcactctttagctacataaacatgtcgtctgtTCTGcctttccaatttgaacccaagcaGAAAAAAGATGAGTCGGACAGTACTGCCGATATtttacaaaatgagcagcaaaagcaattaccgtaatttcccgaatataaggcgcactcgtgtataatgcgcaccccaaatttactggtaaaatctaggggaaattattgtacctgtttataacgcgcagcctaagtttagcaccaataaatagaagaatacaaaaaACAGCTCgtttacagatacagaaatgtaattttactgactggtgaaacacagcacaagcatagcacattggtagttcaaaacattaccataaactgacaatatttacggtaataatataatgtacaacttctccaacttaccagaatctaggagaaaacaaaatacatgtgacttttcttttaaaggctgctgtataacttgcttgtttcatcatgatgaataaatgtttcctccatggattgattcGGTAAaacgaaagtgagaacgtaagtcgaaaatcagtgagagctcatcgctgttgacacgacagtaacaataggaactattgttatttgggtttgagtttcctgagggacagatatagttgacggacacaggaagtctgtgtgcttacgtttgttatggtccgagttgcgtagctgcaataaacgttgactagaaactaaattctgtgctttataaagagtgaaaaaagcagaatttaacaaagacgaaatcattcggccgattagagtgaagtattaccgaaacaaaatggtgacgtcacgtaccgtaatggtcggcaactggtcgccgcatacgtttcttcaacacaacgtggccgtgtcaattaaaaaaataaaatcggtttatatagatatgtaatatatatttctgtctccatctatgtacccgtttataatgcgcaccatgattttacaagttgattttggggggaaagcgtgcgttatatttgggaaattacggtaaatgaagGTCTCCAACGGGATTCGATCCCGCGTTTCTCATGCAACACACGAGAACGTAGACCACGGGATTATACTTCCGCATGATGTCTGTCATGATTTCCCTTATAATGCAATTGCAACCCACATGCGTTGTCTGTCTCTGTGCAGTAAAATCTGAAAGTGTTACGGTCCGTGAATGCGGAAGCAAGCAGACAATAATAACCTAGGGATTGCGTCAAGGGGTTTATTAAACTCACAAAAAAAACCTCGCAACGAAGTGGTCAAGAATACAAACTGtctaatggcagcaagtcaatatctcggcaagccgcctagaatcagtttaaagacactgctgatgagctggaactgGATGTAGGTGCAACGTTGGGAACTcttcccacagctctgtaacaaaacaatctggccagcagcagaatgtgaccaaatcatgccagtcgtcatactagcttcgcttgttagcttgcacagctattctcccagtccagccgaaccgcgtcatcacccccagcgtgcattgcgctTGTAAAACATGGCgtcctctgtaggtcaaaatgtACTAAACATGATAATTTTTAAATCAGCGGCAATTATGAGTTTCTAATCACATACTTTAATAAGAGAAAAATTGTGGCGTAttggagcctacaagtctttatgtccgaggttccctttaaggtttcttctttttcccccagATGGGGTTTTGAAAATTATAAAatctgcagtaaaaaaaaattcagcattTGACGTGTCAACCATTTCCCCCGTGGTGCAACGCAATTCATCGCAATTTTGATGGTCTATTCAAATCATGCTGTCCAGTAGGCATTTTAAGAGACTGATTAATACCTGTTCGGTGGACGGATTGTGTCCAAAATGAGCTcattaaatcaaataaaactgATTTGCATTAGGCTTGTGATAAAATATCGAAAGGATGATATAGCGTTAtactttgtattccaaaaggttatcgatatacttTTGCCAAGAGTCGATACATCGTTTTTAGAAGgtgtcaatttttatttatttgcttgtttatttattttacaaaggGAACCAACCAAGTTGCCACCAAAATCTTTCACACATCTACCAGGGATATACTcggagcagaaggatgaaaatagcttgtttttcatgtttattagtTGCTTTGTAgaaggatttcctgaccaatatatcgatattgtgaggtaccaataGGTTCTCACCCCTAATCTGCACAGTATTTGATCGAAAATGTTTGTTCCTTAGCACGGTCTGTATGAGAAGAAGAAGACCTCCAGGAAGCAGCGCAAGGAACGCAAGAACAGAATGAAGAAAGTACGAGGCACCAAGAAATCCTCTGTGGGAGCTGCCAGCAAAAAGGTGCGTTATTGTTGTAACTATTTATGGGTAGTTAGTGGGTAACGGTGGAAATTTCAGTTTAGATGCTACTCAGTTGAATTCATGTACATGGATTATGTTAACTTGTTATTCTTTCTACCCTTTCAAATGTTCTTCGGAAACCGTAGAAGGTAAATGCACACGAGTAGGCTAACGCTTATGTGCAGATAATGTGTTCCTCTTGGAGAATAGCTAACATCCCCTTAATGCCTGAGTCCTGACACCCCCCACTACAACTACCACAAAAAAAGCACAAGTGAACATAtgcttgggtttttttttttttttgtaagtgaTCTAATATAATCAGAAAATATCCGCAAATATTGTTGCTAATCCGAAGCCTCATATTGCCTCATAGGTTTAAGGCATTTTCATTGTCAAACATGTGCAATGTGAATATTAACAAGTGAAACCAAAACCCATCCAAAATCAAAATGGAAATTGATTTGACCTGAAACGCATCCGCTTTTCCTGAGTGCTATGAGCTCTTTCATTTCGGTGCAAAGCGCTGATAGCGCTTTCACACAACCACAAGATATCCTGCGATGAAATGAATACATGAAGACGTCAGTGCTAGCAAGTCAACTGTGATAGATACAAGGGGGATTACAGGTAGCCCACAGGTTACAAATGAGTTTCGTTCCTACTAGGGATGCAACTATAGTAaaatcacggttcggtacgattttcgacacTATTTTcaattcgattcaatacatttaatgctttgAAACAAAATATACAAGTGCGCcccagacccccccccccccccatgttttttttttat from Corythoichthys intestinalis isolate RoL2023-P3 chromosome 10, ASM3026506v1, whole genome shotgun sequence encodes the following:
- the rps24 gene encoding 40S ribosomal protein S24; its protein translation is MNDTVTVRTRKFMTNRLLQRKQMVVDVLHPGKATVPKTEIREKLAKMYKTTPDVVFVFGFRTQFGGGKTTGFAMVYDSLDFAKKNEPKHRLARHGLYEKKKTSRKQRKERKNRMKKVRGTKKSSVGAASKK